A region from the Biomphalaria glabrata chromosome 14, xgBioGlab47.1, whole genome shotgun sequence genome encodes:
- the LOC106077476 gene encoding uncharacterized protein LOC106077476, with protein MDSSPLTLKYYIIHMELMPKGSEVTQVLRTCPACAKRPPPNKNEAQLEVEYITKRKGNLSSKKLHSCGHDTKVQTELEVLEDYESQMCFHYCNKNLGHEKFYSVRTFTKDKLPIDLQDPEIFECIQWLANLTVKLEIQLDEFDDRNNSKFRTGSGSLYIAESQYESTCPCDECKQSITGPKAEFRYIRVTTAKHVIGNDEAKKTKVWIGFEDDRDKSKIKYLLGHSLVRSDENADRCILECITHDLDLYNWVLNTRSHIRDLERSLKSRYGKNCPNLAVIISHPHGVEKKISFGKITNRYIRTQEDCGPDRQRTSFDHNVPTCKGSSGAVLWILGLERVGYMDHMITDHTHSDGGITENKNSSGEGLEWEFPNIEELEVHNHEK; from the exons ATGGACTCAAGTCCACTCACTCTGAAATA CTACATCATACACATGGAACTAATGCCAAAAG GGTCAGAGGTGACGCAAGTACTGAGAACGTGCCCAGCATGCGCCAAGAGGCCACCCCCTAACAAAAATGAAG CCCAGCTGGAAGTTGAATACATCACCAAACGAAAGGGAAatctcagcagcaaaaagcttcACTCTTGTGGTCATGACACTAAAGTACAAACAGAATTAGAAGTGCTTGAAGACTATGAAAGTCAGATGTGCTTTCACTATTGTAACAAAAATTTGGGACACGAAAAGTTTTATTCAGTTAGAACATTCACAAAAGATAAACTGCCAATAGATTTACAG gATCCAGAAATCTTCGAGTGCATTCAATGGTTAGCTAACCTGACAGTCAAATTAGAAATACAACTTGATGAATTCGATGATCGAAATAACAGTAAATTCAGAACTGGGAGCGGGAGCCTGTACATAGCAGAAAGTCAGTATGAGAGTACTTGCCCTTGTGACGAGTGCAAGCAGTCAATAACTGGTCCCAAAGCTGAGTTTAGATACATAAGGGTGACCACAGCTAAACATGTTATTGGAAACGACGAAGCCAAAAAAACTAAAGTTTGGATTGGTTTTGAAGATGACAGAGATAAAAGTAAAATCAAATATCTACTCGGCCATTCACTAGTTAGGTCTGACGAGAACGCAGACCGGTGCATCCTGGAGTGCATAACGCACGACTTGGATCTTTACAATTGGGTGCTGAACACCAGAAGCCATATCAGAGATTTGGAACGAAGTCTGAAGTCTCGTTACGGCAAAAACTGTCCAAACTTAGCCGTGATTATTTCACATCCACATGGCGTTGAGAAGAAAATTAGCTTTGGAAAGATCACAAATAGGTATATAAGAACGCAAGAGGATTGTGGACCTGATCGTCAGAGGACATCTTTCGATCACAACGTGCCGACATGCAAAGGCAGCAGTGGAGCTGTCCTGTGGATCTTGGGTTTGGAGAGAGTGGGCTACATGGACCACATGATAACAGACCACACACACTCCGATGGCGGAATCACCGAAAACAAAAACAGCAGTGGGGAAGGTTTGGAATGGGAGTTCCCAAACATAGAAGAGCTAGAAGTCCACAACCATGAAAAATGA